One window from the genome of Brachionichthys hirsutus isolate HB-005 chromosome 19, CSIRO-AGI_Bhir_v1, whole genome shotgun sequence encodes:
- the lin54 gene encoding protein lin-54 homolog, translating to MDVVSPELNSLLPDEIMDTEAMEDIPHSQPELGDDTAVPMETDTPMPSDHAGLCLDAASAATTSTATDSKFTIISGSRLPISITGPLSPRLTIKPSMTTSTAATRTTDSVTGSSVSAGGLQKLTAPFTISPANRQIILNKVASSQATEAAKCAVNQTQVIKQEGQKLLVTAIGKAGQPIVLQLPHAGGKPGLSLNSGDAKAPQFKVVTIGGRSELKPVIGGAGNQVTTLQAQQLKTVQITKKTPTSSGAPIKFIITKTVNSKGLSPVIAGRVLSQNSAVMSSRTIALTETHNASIQSIPGKKIAISPLKSPSKVTVVSVASPTSNASQKSLTLPVSVALGQQILTVQQATSASPVKVATSQTATQNIKPVQSVGVGGVGGSQFKTIIPLASQPNVQQIQVPGSRFHYVRLVTATTASSAGQPSAPSTSSMQTAKPVVVGAGAVRMSVPIIPAQAIKQVAPKPMSSAAVVTTNQTQQRLIMPATPLPQIQPNFTNLPPGTVLAPAPGGGNMGYAVVPAQYVTQLQQPPFVTLASSSSFPASAGVQTQARLPLNGLSAVETTSRPRKPCNCTKSQCLKLYCDCFANGEFCNNCNCNNCFNNLEHETERLKAIKTCLDRNPEAFKPKIGKGKEGESDRRHSKGCNCKRSGCLKNYCECYEAKIMCSSICKCVGCKNFEESPERKTLMHLADAAEVRVQQQTAAKTKLSSQISDLLMRTTPVISSGGGRLPYTFVTKEVLEATCECLLEQAKKAEQTQQPQAEAERLILEEFGHCLMRIISSAGKAKADCASINC from the exons ATGGATGTGGTATCACCAGAGCTCAACAGCCTCCTTCCAGATGAGATCATGGACACCGAGGCCATGGAGGACATCCCTCACTCTCAACCTGAGCTCGGTGACGACACGGCGGTCCCCATGGAAACGGATACGCCCATGCCTTCAGATCATGCTGGCCTCTGTTTAGATGCTGCTTCAGCCGCGACCACCTCCACCGCCACAGACTCCAAATTCACCATCATCTCCGGAAGTCGGCTTCCCATCTCCATTACTGGTCCATTGTCGCCCCGGCTCACCATCAAGCCGTCCATGACGACTTCCACAGCCGCCACCAGGACTACGGATAGCGTGACTGGGAGCAGCGTCTCCGCGGGCGGGTTACAGAAGCTCACGGCTCCATTTACCATCTCTCCCGCAAACCGCCAGATCATTCTCAACAAGGTGGCCTCGTCTCAAGCCACAGAAGCGGCGAAATGCGCCGTCAATCAAACCCAGGTCATCAAGCAGGAAGGACAAAAGCTTCTGGTCACGGCCATAGGGAAGGCCGGGCAGCCCATAGTGCTGCAGTTGCCCCACGCGGGCGGTAAGCCCGGCCTGTCGCTGAATTCAGGAGACGCCAAAGCTCCGCAGTTTAAAGTGGTGACGATTGGTGGAAGGTCCGAGCTGAAGCCCGTGATTGGTGGTGCTGGTAACCAGGTGACCACGTTACAGGCCCAGCAGCTGAAGACCGTGCAG ATTACTAAGAAAACGCCGACGTCCTCCGGTGCGCCGATCAAgttcatcatcaccaaaacggTTAACAGCAAAGGCCTGTCTCCGGTTATTGCAG GCCGGGTTTTGTCGCAGAACTCTGCAGTGATGTCCTCAAGGACCATCGCTCTGACCGAGACCCACAACGCCAGCATACAAAGTATCCCCGGCAAAAAGATTGCTATTTCACCCCTTAAGAGTCCCAGCAAG GTGACCGTGGTGTCGGTGGCTTCCCCGACTTCCAACGCCTCCCAGAAGTCGCTGACGCTGCCTGTTAGCGTCGCTCTCGGCCAGCAGATCCTCACAGTCCAGCAGGCCACGTCTGCATCTCCGGTCAAAGTGGCCACCAGCCAGACTGCAACGCAG AATATCAAACCAGTGCAGTCTGTGGGTGTGGGCGGAGTCGGCGGCTCCCAGTTCAAGACCATCATCCCATTGGCAAGCCAACCAAACGTGCAGCAGATTCAGGTGCCAGGTAGCAGGTTCCACTACGTCCGCCTCGTCACAGCAACCACCGCCAGCAGCGCGGGACAGCCCAGTGCTCCCAGTACCAGCTCCATGCAGACAG CTAAACCGGTGGTGGTCGGCGCAGGAGCGGTCAGGATGTCTGTTCCCATCATCCCAGCACAGGCCATCAAGCAG GTGGCGCCTAAACCCATGTCATCCGCAGCGGTCGTAACCACCAATCAGACCCAGCAGCGGCTCATCATGCCGGCCACGCCCTTACCCCAGATCCAGCCCAACTTCACCAACCTCCCTCCAGGCACCGTCCTCGCGCCGGCTCCGGGGGGAGGGAACATGGGCTACGCCGTCGTTCCAGCACAATACGTCACACAG CTCCAGCAACCCCCGTTTGTGACTCTCGCCAGCAGCTCGAGTTTCCCAGCATCTGCTGGTGTCCAGACTCAGGCCAGGTTACCCCTCAACGG CTTGTCGGCAGTAGAAACGACCTCCAGGCCAAGGAAGCCCTGCAACTGCACCAAGTCCCAGTGTCTGAAACT ATATTGCGACTGCTTTGCAAATGGGGAGTTCTGCAATAATTGTAACTGCAATAACTGCTTCAATAATCTGGAACATGAGACGGAACGTCTCAAAGCCATAAAG ACGTGTCTGGACCGGAACCCAGAGGCCTTCAAGCCTAAAATCGGTAAAGGCAAAGAGGGCGAGTCAGACCGCCGGCACAGCAAAGGCTGCAACTGCAAGCGATCAGGCTGCCTGAAGAATTACTGCGAATGCTACGAG GCGAAGATCATGTGCTCGTCTATTTGCAAGTGTGTTGGCTGCAAGAACTTCGAGGAGAGCCCGGAACGGAAGACGCTGATGCACTTGGCCGACGCGGCCGAGGTCCGAGTCCAGCAGCAGACGGCGGCAAAGACCAAGCTGTCGTCGCAGATCTCCGACTTGCTCATGCGGACGACGCCCGTCATTTCGAGCGGAGGCGGGAG GTTGCCTTACACGTTTGTCACAAAGGAGGTGCTGGAAGCGACGTGCGAGTGTCTGCTGGAGCAGGCCAAGAAGGCGGAACAGACTCAACAGCCTCAGGCTGAAGCAGAGAGACTGATCTTGGAGGAGTTCGGACACTGTCTCATGAGGATAATCAGCTCTGCCGGGAAAGCCAAAGCAGACTGTGCCTCGATTAACTGCTGA